From the genome of Mesorhizobium japonicum MAFF 303099, one region includes:
- a CDS encoding carbon-phosphorus lyase complex subunit PhnI: MYVAVKGGEAAIANAHSLLADRRRGDRSVPALRLDQIVEQLALGVDRVMSEGSLYDRELAALAIVQARGDMIEAIFLVRAYRTTLPRFGYSKPIDTGAMLVERRVSATYKDLPGGQLLGPTFDYTHRLLDPELAAGANVAAPLRRETEAQAMPRVSAILAREGLIEPDGEMPQDHVPGDITREPLEFPMARDIRLQALSRGDEGFLLALGYSTQRGYARNHPFVGEIRIGEVELELDVPELPFAAPLGTVRVTECQMVNQFKGSAKAPPQFTRGYGLVFGQSERKAMAMALCDRALRASELGEDIVAAAQDEEFVISHSDNVQATGFVEHLKLPHYVDFQAELDLVRRMRAEYEARENPTRVEEKREAAE, from the coding sequence CGCCTCGACCAGATCGTCGAGCAGCTGGCGCTCGGCGTCGACCGGGTGATGAGCGAAGGCTCGCTCTATGACCGGGAGCTCGCCGCACTCGCCATCGTCCAGGCGCGTGGCGACATGATCGAGGCGATCTTCCTGGTACGCGCCTATCGCACCACGCTGCCCCGCTTCGGCTACAGCAAGCCGATCGACACCGGCGCCATGCTGGTAGAGCGACGCGTCTCGGCAACCTACAAGGACCTGCCCGGCGGCCAGTTGCTCGGCCCGACCTTCGACTACACGCACCGGCTGCTCGACCCCGAGCTTGCCGCTGGCGCCAACGTCGCCGCACCCTTGCGGCGCGAGACGGAAGCGCAGGCCATGCCGCGTGTCTCGGCGATCCTCGCCCGCGAAGGCCTGATCGAACCGGATGGCGAGATGCCGCAGGACCATGTGCCCGGCGACATCACCCGCGAGCCGCTGGAATTCCCGATGGCGCGCGACATCCGCCTGCAGGCGCTGTCGCGTGGCGATGAGGGTTTTCTCCTGGCGCTCGGCTATTCAACCCAGCGCGGCTATGCCCGCAACCATCCCTTTGTCGGCGAAATCCGCATTGGCGAGGTCGAGCTGGAACTCGATGTCCCCGAACTGCCCTTCGCAGCCCCCCTCGGCACGGTGCGGGTCACCGAATGCCAGATGGTCAACCAGTTCAAGGGCTCGGCCAAGGCGCCGCCGCAGTTCACCCGCGGCTACGGCCTCGTCTTCGGCCAGAGCGAGCGCAAGGCGATGGCCATGGCGCTCTGCGACCGGGCGCTGCGCGCCTCCGAGCTCGGCGAGGACATTGTCGCCGCCGCCCAGGATGAGGAGTTCGTCATCTCACATTCCGATAATGTCCAGGCGACCGGTTTCGTCGAGCATCTGAAGCTGCCGCACTATGTCGACTTCCAGGCCGAGCTGGACCTCGTGCGCCGCATGCGCGCCGAATATGAGGCCCGTGAAAACCCCACCAGGGTGGAAGAAAAGCGGGAGGCCGCGGAATGA